A portion of the Candidatus Paceibacterota bacterium genome contains these proteins:
- a CDS encoding nucleotidyltransferase family protein, whose amino-acid sequence MSQRLEYLRANSGAIRAIAARHKSRSISVFGSVARGEDRPDSDIDFLVDCDPTASLFDLVHMRQELIDFLQVDVDLVDQGGLFPRDAHIREEALVL is encoded by the coding sequence ATGAGTCAGCGCCTGGAATACCTCCGAGCCAACAGTGGGGCCATTAGGGCTATCGCTGCTCGCCATAAGTCTCGCTCTATCTCTGTATTTGGAAGCGTTGCCCGAGGAGAAGACCGCCCGGATAGTGATATTGATTTTCTCGTCGATTGTGACCCCACTGCATCACTCTTTGACCTCGTTCACATGCGCCAAGAACTCATTGATTTTCTCCAGGTCGATGTAGATCTAGTCGATCAAGGTGGATTGTTTCCTCGAGATGCCCACATCCGGGAAGAGGCGTTAGTTCTGTGA